The Flavobacterium sp. N2270 genome contains the following window.
TTGGAATTTTTGAGGAATTCTGTGATTGAACAAGTCATACATACCCATAAAAGTTAATCCCAATGGAATCCAAATTTTGAAATAAATACTTAATAAAATACCTCCTGAAATAAATACATATGACCAGAAACGTTTTACCCTTTTTTTATCATAATCTATCCCAAATAAATAATTAGCTAAAGAGGGAAGCACTACAATTCCAAGTACAAAAGCTCCTAATAGAGCAAAGGTTTTAGTAAATGCTAATGGTCTAAACAATTTACCCTCGGCAGATTCCATTGCAAAAACAGGAATAAAACTAACCACCGTAGTTGCTAAAGCAGTTGTAATAGCAGAAACAACTTCAGTAGTTGCTTCATAAATTACTTGCATAAGTTTTGCCCCTTTTGCCCCTTCATTATGTGGCATTTCGAGATGTCTAATAATATTTTCGACAAAGACGACTCCAACATCTACCATTACTCCAATAGCAATAGCAATACCGGATAATGCAACAACATTTGCATCTACACCAGCATAACGCATGACAATAAAAGTCATTAAAACACCAACGGGTAATAAACTGGAAATTATTAAAGAGGCTCTTAAATTAAAAACTAAAAGCAAAACAACAATAATACTAATTAGAACTTCATGAGAAAGTGCTGTTTCTAACGTTCCTATTGTTTCATGAATTAAATCTGTTCGATCATAAAAAGGAACAATTGTTAATTGACTTACAACACCATTAGCTAATGTTTTTTTAGGTAAACCAGATGCAATTTCACTGATTTTAGATTTTACACCATTAATTACTTCTAATGGATTAGAGCCATATCGTGCAATGACAACACCACCAACCACTTCAGCACCACCTTTATCTAAAATTCCTCTTCTAGTTGAGGGTCCTAATGCAACTACACCTATATCTTTTATTCTTATTGGAACATTATCTTTAACTGCAACAACAGCCAATTCAATGTCTTCTACTTTTTTCACATAACCAAGACCTCTAACTAAATATTCGGCCTGGTTAATTTCAATAGTTTTTGCACCAACATCTTTATTTGATTTTTGTACCGCAGTCATTACTTGCATCAAACTAATATTGTAAGCTTTTAATGCATCAGGATTAACGTCTATTTGGTACTCTTTTACAAAACCTCCGATAGATGCTACTTCTGAAACTCCTTGCACAGCATTTAAACCGTACTTAATATAGAAATCTTGTGCTGTTCTAATTTCTTGTAAATCCCATCCACCTGTTGGATTTCCATCTTTATCTCTTCCTTCAACTGTGTACCAATACACTTGCCCTAATGCTGTTGCATCTGGTCCAAGTGATGGTTTTACATTTTCAGGTAATAAACTATTAGGTAATGAATTTAATTTTTCAAGTATTCTGGATCTAGACCAGTAGAATTCAATATCATCATCGAAGATTATATAAATACTTGAAAAACCAAAAATAGAATTACTTCTAATGGATTTTACACCTGGAATACCTAATAAATAAGTAGTCAAAGGATAAGAGATTTGGTCTTCAATATCCTGTGGTGATCTACCTTGCCATTGTGTAAAAACAATTTGTTGATTTTCACCAATATCTGGAATAGCATCAACCGCAACTGAATCAGAAGGAAGGAAAGGTATTTTCCAGTTAAACGGAGCTGTAGCAATACCCCATAAAATTAGCACCATTAGAATAAGTACAGTTACTAATCTATTTTCTAGGAAATATTTTATTATTTTATTTAACATCTGAATATAATATTTACAACCAACAAAAAATATTTATCAAGGTTTTTGATGAATATTTGTTGAATATTCCTCTAAAGTAGAAAATACTTTAGAGGAATAGGTTAATTACAATTTATTAAAGTACAATTACTCGCGGTCATACTGACAACATCCCGGAAGGTTGTCGTAATCTTCATCTTTTGCTTTAACAAGCTCTGAATCATATCCAACTAAAGCTATACGCTTTGCTATTTCTTCTTTATTTGTTTTAGATTCATCATAAGTTACTGTTGCTATTTTAGTTTCTTTGTTCCATACTACTGTAGCAATATCTTTGATGTTTCCTGCTTTTTCTATCGTTTTTTTACACATTCCACAATTCCCTGAAACTTTAATTTCCTCTGTTTTTGTGTTTTTTGTTTGTGCATTTATAGTGGTAGATAACAATACTGTGATTGCTATCATTATTTTTACTAATGATTTTTTCATTTTATATGATTTTAGTATTCAAAAAGAATTTTTTTTTGAATGATTTTTTGAAATAAATTTAAATTGAATAGCAGCTATAATAAATTAAATAAGCATGTTAAACATGATAATTTAAGATTCAAAAGTCTGTTATAAAAAAATAGCAAATGCTATAAATTTGACATAAGTATGGCTGTCAAATTTTAAATTTAGCTTATTTTAGGTATAAGCCATATAGAAGGAAAGCCATCTGAAAGTAAATTTTCAGAATGGTAAAATTTTGATTTACTTGTAGAAAAATCAAAATTATTATTTGTAAATTCTATTTCATTATAAATAAATAAACTAAAACCAACAGAAGAGACAGTAGTACAGTTTGAGTGTCCGCAACTTCCATTACATCCTTCATCATCCATGCTGTTGTCACAACAGCTTTTTTCTTTTGTATTAGAAGTAGAAACTTCTTTTTCACAAGATTGTTGATTGTCACTACCACATGCAAAAGAGCTGTTAGGAATAAAAAATATACCTAAAAGCAATATTGTTATAATGTATGACTTTTTCATTTATTGTTATAATAACGCATCAAAGTTAATCAAAATAAATTAATTTTTATAAAGAAAATGTTAATAATACAATCAAAACTTCATTCTTTGTATTCTAACAGCGTTTAATATTGCTAATAAAGCAACTCCAACATCTGCAAAAACGGCTTCCCACATAGTTGCTAAACCACCAGCACCTAGAATTAGAACTATCGCTTTTACTGTAAAAGCTAAAGTGATATTTTGCCAAACAATTTTCTTGGTTTGTTTTCCAATGTTTATTGCTATTGGAATTTTTGAAGGTTTATCGTCTTGAATTACTACATCAGCCGTTTCAATTGTTGCATCACTACCTAAACCTCCCATTGCTATACCCACATTGCTTAAAGCGACTACTGGTGCATCATTAACACCATCACCTACAAAAGCTACTGTTTGGTTTTTAGCTATAATTTCTTTGACTTTATTTACTTTATCTTCTGGTAATAAATCACCAAACGCATTTGTAATTCCTAATTTTTGAGCCACAAATTGTACCACGTTATTTTTATCTCCACTTAACATAGTAGTTTTGATTCCTAATACTTTTAGTTTATCGATAGTTCGCTGTGCATCTTCTTTTATACTATCTGCAATGGTTAAGTAACCGACAAATTTATTATCATACGCCACTGCAATCAGTGTATACACAATACTTGATGGATCAATATCATATTTAATAGAAAACTTATCCATTAATTTAAAGTTTCCCACTAAAAGTTCTTTACCATTTGCACTAGCTTTTAAACCGTGTCCAGCTATTTCTTTAACTTCCTTAAGACTGATTTTACTATCTATTTCTCCAACAAAATCATGAATAGCTGTAGCTACTGGATGTGTACTTTGGCTTTCAATAGCGTTTACTAATTGAAGTATTTCTTTTTGGTCAAATTCCGATTTAAAAACTACTTCTTGTACTTTAAAAACACCTTCTGTCATGGTTCCTGTTTTGTCCATCACTACGTTTTGAATAGAAGCCATTACGTCTAAAAAATTACTTCCTTTGAAAAGGATTCCGTTTTTAGAAGCTGCTCCAATTCCACCAAAATATCCTAATGGAATACTAATAACTAATGCACAAGGACATGAAATTACCAAGAAAATTAAAGCTCTATACAACCAATCGTTAAAAACATAATTTTCTACAAAAAGCATTGGCACTAAACATATTCCAATGGCTAAAAACACCACAATAGGTGTGTAGATTTTAGCAAATTTTCTAATGAATAATTCGGTTGGAGCTTTTTTAGATGTTGCTTCTTGCACCATTTCCAGAATTTTTGATAATTTACTATCTGTATAAGCTGTTGTTACTTTAACTTGAGAAACCGAATTCAAATTAATCATTCCTGCTAAAACTGTTTCTCCTTTTAGTTTTGAATCTGGTTTACTTTCTCCCGTAAGAGCTGCTGTATTGAAGGAAGCTTTATCTGATACTAATTCTCCATCTAAACCTAATTTTTCTCCAGCTTTAAGTTGGATTATATCTCCGATTTTAGCCGTTGATGCTTTAATGGTTTTAGCTACATTATTCTCTATAATAGTAACTTCGTCAGGTCTTTGATCTAATAATGATTTTATATTTCTTTTGGCTCTTTGTACTGCCAATGATTGAAAAATTTCTCCAATGGCATAAAATAGCATTACCGCTACACCTTCAGGATATTCACCAATAGCAAAAGCCCCTATAGTAGCAATAGACATTAGTAAAAATTCAGAGAATACATCACTTTTACGAATACTTTGTATGGCTTCTTTTATAACTGGGAGTCCGACTGGTATATAGGCTGCAACATACCAAACTATTCTAACCCAACCTGTAAACCAAGATTGGGTAAAATAATTATCAAAACCAATGGCCAACAATAATAAGCCGAAACTTATTATTGCTGGTAAAAATAATTGGAAGGTAGATTTTTCTTTAGAAGCATGGTCATGATCATGTCCATCATCTTCTGCATGTTCCTCTTCTGCTTTATTGATTTTTTCTTCAATTCTACAGCATTCTGCATCGTCTACTATTTTTTGTGATTTTTTATCTGTCATAATAATCTATGTGTTTACGTTTAGTATTTTTTGAATGTCTTCAGGAATTTCCATTGCTCTTAATGGTGGAACATTTGCACCACCAGTATTTCCGACAGGAATGTGACCCACAAATGATTTTACACCACCTACTAGTAATCTTGGTATTTGACCCACTATTTCTTTAGTGTTTTTTATTTTAATTCCAAATTGTAACATTTTCCAATGAACAAATGTATGTTCATACGGATATTTTTGTCCGATTATGTGTGCTCTTTCTAAATGAAACCAAGACTTTTGTAAATTGTTTTCCTTAAAATTATTCTTTGCTAATTCTAGTTCAGCATTATAAAAAGGTTTCAATTTTGAAGGCATATTAGTATTTACTTTCATCTTTATTTTTTGTTATAAATTATTAATGAACGTGTTCTCCACCACCTTTTGAAGCTGCTAATAAATAGAATGCTCCTTTGACTACAATTTTTGCATTTGCTGGAATTTCATCTACTAATTTAACTTCAGTATATCCTAAATCGGTTGTTCCAGGAACTACTTCAATTGCTTTAAAGTGTACTTCGTCGTGTTCTTTTTCGGTAGCTTCTTCGTCATGATTATGTGCTTCTCCTTCTTTATGAACGTGTGCTTCTTTTTTTGCTTTTGGAGTTTCTTCTGTATGTTCTTCTTGCATATAAATATAATATTTATCTCCGTTTCTTACAATTGCGTCTTTAGGCAATGCTTGTACCGTTTGATTCGTAATATTAATATTAGCTGCAACATACATTCCAGAAATTAAATCTTTTGTATCACTTTCATTGATCTTGGCATGTACTGCAACCGATTTACTTTCGTTTGAAAAGGATTTGTTAATACCAAATATTTTTCCTTTAATGACTTTATTCGATTGATTGGTTAGTACGAAATCAACTTCTTGACCAATAGAAATTTTACTCATGTCTTTTTCAAAAACGTTCAAATCGAGGTGCATTTGTTTGTTGTCAATTACTTCAAAAAGAGTAATTCCTGTGTCTGCAAAAGCTCCTTTTGTAATATCTATTTTACCCACATAACCACTTATAGGAGCAATGATAGGAATGATAGAAGAGTTTCCTGATAGACTTACATTTAATGCTTGTAATTTGTTTTTGGCTGCTTGTGCTCTTGCTCTTTCAGTTGCCAATTTAGCTTTTACTTCTTGGAATACTTTGCGAGGATTTACATCTTCTTCACTCAAAGTTTTTTGACGATTGTATTCTAATTGTAAATATTCAATATTTGCTACAGCAGAATTGTAATCTTCTTGCATTTCAGCAACTTCAAGGTTTTGAAGTGTAGCCAAAGTTTTTCCTTTTGTTACATAAGTACCTTCTAATACAAAGATGTCTTTTACAACTCCACCAATTAAGGTTGAAACATCTGCTCGGTTTTGAGGTGGAACAGTTGTGTAACCATTGGCTTTGATGATTGTATTGAGGTTTTTCATTTCAATACTACCCATTTCAATGCCTACGGTTTCGAATTGAGCTGTTGTTAATGCTACTTCTGTTTCCGATTTTTCTTCTTCATGTTCTTCTTCTGTTTTCTTTTCTCCACATGAGTTTAGAATCAAGAGGAAAGAAGAAAGAAGAAATATTTTAAAAATTGAACCTATTTTATAATTTGGTTTTAAAGATATATTGATCATTATCGTGAGTATTAATTGTTATTGAAAGATGGAAATTGCATTTGAATAGCACTTTGATTGTAAGCGTTTACTGCTTCGATATTTTGCTTTTTAATATCAATGGCTTGATTTAAGAAACTGATGTAAGACCAGTAACTCATATCGCCATTGGCATAACTTTTTTGAGCAGTAGTGATTATCTGTTCTGCATATTTTAACCCTTCTTTTTCAAAATATTGAATTGCTTTTTCTTGTTTAGAAAATTGGTTTACTAATTGTTCTTTTTGCAGTTTTAAAGTTAATTTTGTTTTATCAAATTCTAATTGCGATTGCGACATACTTATTTCAGAAGCTTTAGCACGAGCTGTATTTGCACCGCTAAACAAAGGAATTTGCAAACCAACAGTAAATCCTTGAAAATAAGATTCTTTGTTTAATGTTTGACCAAAGTAACCCAAGCCTAATTTTGGTGCTCTAGATTTCTTAAAAGCATTTGATTCTTTTTCAAAAACCGTTGCTTGTTGGGTATAATAATCACTTACTAATGTTTCTACCTTATTTTCATTTAAAGCAGCTGCATGTATATATTTTAAAGGAGTTGTACTCTCTGGAAGTATATCTTCATTTGTCTGTATAAAATACTGTAACTGTTTTTGGTAG
Protein-coding sequences here:
- a CDS encoding heavy-metal-associated domain-containing protein — encoded protein: MIAITVLLSTTINAQTKNTKTEEIKVSGNCGMCKKTIEKAGNIKDIATVVWNKETKIATVTYDESKTNKEEIAKRIALVGYDSELVKAKDEDYDNLPGCCQYDRE
- a CDS encoding DUF3703 domain-containing protein, translated to MKVNTNMPSKLKPFYNAELELAKNNFKENNLQKSWFHLERAHIIGQKYPYEHTFVHWKMLQFGIKIKNTKEIVGQIPRLLVGGVKSFVGHIPVGNTGGANVPPLRAMEIPEDIQKILNVNT
- a CDS encoding efflux RND transporter periplasmic adaptor subunit; protein product: MINISLKPNYKIGSIFKIFLLSSFLLILNSCGEKKTEEEHEEEKSETEVALTTAQFETVGIEMGSIEMKNLNTIIKANGYTTVPPQNRADVSTLIGGVVKDIFVLEGTYVTKGKTLATLQNLEVAEMQEDYNSAVANIEYLQLEYNRQKTLSEEDVNPRKVFQEVKAKLATERARAQAAKNKLQALNVSLSGNSSIIPIIAPISGYVGKIDITKGAFADTGITLFEVIDNKQMHLDLNVFEKDMSKISIGQEVDFVLTNQSNKVIKGKIFGINKSFSNESKSVAVHAKINESDTKDLISGMYVAANINITNQTVQALPKDAIVRNGDKYYIYMQEEHTEETPKAKKEAHVHKEGEAHNHDEEATEKEHDEVHFKAIEVVPGTTDLGYTEVKLVDEIPANAKIVVKGAFYLLAASKGGGEHVH
- a CDS encoding heavy metal translocating P-type ATPase → MTDKKSQKIVDDAECCRIEEKINKAEEEHAEDDGHDHDHASKEKSTFQLFLPAIISFGLLLLAIGFDNYFTQSWFTGWVRIVWYVAAYIPVGLPVIKEAIQSIRKSDVFSEFLLMSIATIGAFAIGEYPEGVAVMLFYAIGEIFQSLAVQRAKRNIKSLLDQRPDEVTIIENNVAKTIKASTAKIGDIIQLKAGEKLGLDGELVSDKASFNTAALTGESKPDSKLKGETVLAGMINLNSVSQVKVTTAYTDSKLSKILEMVQEATSKKAPTELFIRKFAKIYTPIVVFLAIGICLVPMLFVENYVFNDWLYRALIFLVISCPCALVISIPLGYFGGIGAASKNGILFKGSNFLDVMASIQNVVMDKTGTMTEGVFKVQEVVFKSEFDQKEILQLVNAIESQSTHPVATAIHDFVGEIDSKISLKEVKEIAGHGLKASANGKELLVGNFKLMDKFSIKYDIDPSSIVYTLIAVAYDNKFVGYLTIADSIKEDAQRTIDKLKVLGIKTTMLSGDKNNVVQFVAQKLGITNAFGDLLPEDKVNKVKEIIAKNQTVAFVGDGVNDAPVVALSNVGIAMGGLGSDATIETADVVIQDDKPSKIPIAINIGKQTKKIVWQNITLAFTVKAIVLILGAGGLATMWEAVFADVGVALLAILNAVRIQRMKF